In Mercenaria mercenaria strain notata chromosome 13, MADL_Memer_1, whole genome shotgun sequence, a single window of DNA contains:
- the LOC123530591 gene encoding uncharacterized protein LOC123530591 isoform X1 gives MDLFYDTLYSETGIIHQNTYELHEMPMVDGALEAVNAINPEREQTCVDEPHKVDTGMKEIKEQTVCSSCFNLKIALETNDSDNEALRKTTKRLGDEIRECERKYASLEKRSNDITAQMAGVLELSGNLENVNDKFANTKLSKRFQDLYDRQWTELSEWLQENVQDMTEIQQIKFITSMMKLANKECIETAENQLRQFLFLDKHEPLPSPQEDPELFKSRRMNGQKEKTRGKLKRKITKDILNTQDAYSFIQADKLNEVKGKLENFFTEFVDICWLMTISHPKMLLNFNVIGKPYCGTTKERFKQYSCQDTVSDETLPNGAIFEVVWPSVELENGEGICAKGDVITVGK, from the exons ATGGATTTGTTTTACGATACTTTATATTCTGAAACTGGAATTATACATCAAAACACGTATGAACTACACGAAATGCCGATGGTTGATGGGG ctCTAGAGGCTGTCAACGCAATTAATCCGGAAAGGGAACAGACCTGTGTTGATGAACCACACAAAGT AGATACAGGGATgaaagaaatcaaagaacaaACAGTATGCAGTAGCTGTTTCAACCTTAAG ATTGCACTGGAAACAAACGATTCAGATAATGAAGCTTTGCGTAAAACTACTAAAAGATTAGGTGATGAAATTCGAGAGTGTGAACGGAAATACGCTTCTTTGGAAAAACG GTCAAATGATATTACCGCTCAAATGGCTGGTGTGTTAGAACTTAGTGGCAATCTAGAGAACGTAAATGACAAATTTGCTAATACGAAACTTTCCAAGAGGTTTCAGGATCTGTATGATAGACAATGGACTGAACTGTCAGAATGGCTACAGGAAAACGTCCAAGACATGACagaaattcaacaaataaaatttattacgAGTATGATGAAG CTTGCTAATAAAGAATGCATAGAAACTGCTGAAAATCAGCTacgacagtttttatttttagacaaacATGAGCCACTTCCATCACCACAAGAG GATCCAGAATTATTTAAAAGTAGAAGAATGAATGGTCAGAAGGAAAAAACTAGAGGGAAGCTTAAACGT AAAATTACAAAAGACATTCTCAATACCCAAGACGCTTATAGTTTCATTCAAGCCGATAAACTGAACGAAGTAAAGGGAAAACTTGAGAACTTTTTCACAGAATTTGTTGACATATGCTGGCTGATGACAATTTCTCATCCAAAGATGCTCCTAAATTTTAATGTAATTGGAAAACCTTATTGTGGTACAACAAAAGAACGATTTAAGCAATACTCGTGTCAAGATACGGTGTCAGACGAAACATTGCCTAATGGCGCTATTTTTGAGGTTGTTTGGCCTAGTGTTGAATTAGAGAACGGTGAAGGAATTTGCGCTAAAGGGGATGTCATTACTGTGGGAAAGTGA
- the LOC123530591 gene encoding uncharacterized protein LOC123530591 isoform X2, translated as MKEIKEQTVCSSCFNLKIALETNDSDNEALRKTTKRLGDEIRECERKYASLEKRSNDITAQMAGVLELSGNLENVNDKFANTKLSKRFQDLYDRQWTELSEWLQENVQDMTEIQQIKFITSMMKLANKECIETAENQLRQFLFLDKHEPLPSPQEDPELFKSRRMNGQKEKTRGKLKRKITKDILNTQDAYSFIQADKLNEVKGKLENFFTEFVDICWLMTISHPKMLLNFNVIGKPYCGTTKERFKQYSCQDTVSDETLPNGAIFEVVWPSVELENGEGICAKGDVITVGK; from the exons ATgaaagaaatcaaagaacaaACAGTATGCAGTAGCTGTTTCAACCTTAAG ATTGCACTGGAAACAAACGATTCAGATAATGAAGCTTTGCGTAAAACTACTAAAAGATTAGGTGATGAAATTCGAGAGTGTGAACGGAAATACGCTTCTTTGGAAAAACG GTCAAATGATATTACCGCTCAAATGGCTGGTGTGTTAGAACTTAGTGGCAATCTAGAGAACGTAAATGACAAATTTGCTAATACGAAACTTTCCAAGAGGTTTCAGGATCTGTATGATAGACAATGGACTGAACTGTCAGAATGGCTACAGGAAAACGTCCAAGACATGACagaaattcaacaaataaaatttattacgAGTATGATGAAG CTTGCTAATAAAGAATGCATAGAAACTGCTGAAAATCAGCTacgacagtttttatttttagacaaacATGAGCCACTTCCATCACCACAAGAG GATCCAGAATTATTTAAAAGTAGAAGAATGAATGGTCAGAAGGAAAAAACTAGAGGGAAGCTTAAACGT AAAATTACAAAAGACATTCTCAATACCCAAGACGCTTATAGTTTCATTCAAGCCGATAAACTGAACGAAGTAAAGGGAAAACTTGAGAACTTTTTCACAGAATTTGTTGACATATGCTGGCTGATGACAATTTCTCATCCAAAGATGCTCCTAAATTTTAATGTAATTGGAAAACCTTATTGTGGTACAACAAAAGAACGATTTAAGCAATACTCGTGTCAAGATACGGTGTCAGACGAAACATTGCCTAATGGCGCTATTTTTGAGGTTGTTTGGCCTAGTGTTGAATTAGAGAACGGTGAAGGAATTTGCGCTAAAGGGGATGTCATTACTGTGGGAAAGTGA
- the LOC123528769 gene encoding uncharacterized protein LOC123528769 isoform X1, whose protein sequence is MASAGTGRHNRLCTILVQVGTPVSKALFEKRVIDLRPSDQSPSTWTVTQFLQTNRGKITSSKIGRNKKTIIYSMKPDVTNLENWDLYLITSMLIECCQLDSNIKLYIAQLRKLRNKLFHMSESTIDDDKYEHYLTKLKVIFEKCLSEIQDVSFSETINGMVKTLEEVTLKQNDIDNVMDKLRSMQEETNDRLSELGHGQQLTNAKLDVVLERIRLLTENKPALNTLGVPDSGVKIAIKNCSKEKESNISKVLVDNFADVIKRDPVLHKELSEISTESQQKIKEAVYTTYEMFSSTGCKILDANEGCVCLTMQWSSLMLMIKFYQDCMTGKLNESLHTLTEAVRTLDGCEDVTLTAVVDVDAFCVTADSIVTMIEEFLAAEKMVMHPKSEVDEYTNFCEGDTSEDSKGMTLRFRSDHSQNMVMLKNLFDCVDVDTAMKTLQGAVRSGFNAPDLLVTAHLIEDYSENKHESVQSAYEHQTADFNEDKDTAVALQEENAEFTRNRKQNIKLGTGYGIDNWLNEEKHSSLEKPNLVIALDIGNYASGFAALTRSDFLDDPQKVICNTNCDSSGLCTYKTRTCLLLNPDKSIADFGYHAESRFNLLRLEDEDENPENWYFFKEFKMVLYQEELKKSSDEHFFINLPQTLQDLCEKFQGKTITDILKGEGPYSSLKFVSGRLSFHPDVMRMFFRGTVKKVLDYVGDFMENSDHNKINIDSVILTGGFAESHFVVQSLREGLKKYEIPVVRPESAELAVLNGAVIFGHNEGIIASRIMPYTYGIAMITEYDRLRHDLKETCRIDGKLWAKNVFQNYVTKGQEVNHHDVVFTKEYYIADEKQQSATVLVYSSDKKDPIHVTDSGCRFIGSIEIDELAGECNPDVETEPWGGQRIVQVALSFVGVDVKVNAISKIFGKVYQKCLKIKQI, encoded by the exons ATGGCTTCAGCTGGAACAGGGCGACATAATCGTCTTTGTACAATACTTGTTCAGGTAGGAACACCCGTTTCAAAAGCATTATTCGAGAAAAGAGTCATAGATCTACGTCCTTCGGACCAATCTCCTTCTACATGGACAGTGACCCAGTTCTTACAAACAAACAGGGGCAAGATAACATCATCAAAAATAGGAAGGAACAAGAAAACGATAATCTATTCTATGAAACCAGATGTTACAAATCTTGAAAACTGGGATCTGTACTTGATCACTTCTATGCTTATAGAATGCTGCCAACTCGATTCAAACATCAAACTTTACATCGCCCAACTGCGGAAGTTACGCAATAAACTGTTCCACATGAGTGAATCTACGATCGACGATGACAAGTATGAGCATTATCTAACTAAACTTAAAGTGATATTTGAGAAATGCCTATCGGAAATACAAGATGTGAGTTTCTCGGAAACAATCAACGGGATGGTTAAAACTCTTGAAGAAGTGACCTTGAAACAGAATGATATAGATAATGTGATGGACAAATTAAGATCGATgcaagaagaaacaaatgacagACTTTCCGAACTTGGTCATG GACAGCAACTGACCAATGCAAAACTAGACGTTGTATTAGAGAGGATACGGCTGCTAACAGAAAATAAGCCAGCATTAAATACTCTTGGAGTGCCTG ACTCCGGTGTGAAAATAGCAATAAAAAACTGCAGTAAAGAGAAGGAAAGCAACATTTCTAAAGTTTTAGTAGATAATTTTGCCGACGTTATTAAACGTGATCCAGTACTCCACAAAGAATTATCGGAAATATCTACCGAGTCTCAACAAAAAATCAAAGAGGCGGTATATACGACATACGAAATGTTTTCGTCCACTGGTTGTAAAATTCTTGACGCAAACGAAGGATGTGTTTGCCTCACTATGCAATGGTCGTCGCTGATGCTGATGATAAAGTTTTACCAGGACTGTATGACTGGAAAACTGAACGAAAGCTTACATACACTGACAGAAGCTGTACGAACGCTGGATGGCTGTGAAGATGTCACACTGACCGCCGTAGTAGATGTGGATGCGTTTTGTGTTACTGCAGACAGCATTG TGACAATGATTGAAGAATTTCTCGCAGCTGAAAAAATGGTCATGCACCCAAAAAGCGAAGTCGATGAGTACACGAATTTCTGTGAAGGGGATACATCTGAAGATTCAAAAGGGATGACGCTGCGTTTCAGAAGTGATCACTCCCAGAATATGGTGATGCTTAAAAACCTTTTCGACTGCGTTGATGTAGATACCGCAATGAAAACTCTTCAGGGAGCCGTTAGGAGTGGATTTAATGCTCCAGATCTTTTAGTTACTGCACATCTAATTGAAGACTACAGTGAAAACAAACACG AATCAGTGCAATCAGCATATGAACATCAAACAGCAGATTTCAATGAAGATAAGGATACTGCAGTGGCGCTacaagaagaaaatgctgaatttacaagaaacaggaaacaaaacataaaattagggACAGGTTACGGCATCGACAATTGGTTAAATGAAGAGAAACATTCGTCTCTG GAAAAACCGAATCTTGTCATTGCCCTAGATATCGGGAACTACGCAAGTGGGTTTGCTGCGTTGACGCGCTCAGACTTTCTCGATGACCCTCAGAAAGTTATTTGTAACACAAACTGTGATTCCAGTGGATTATGTACATACAAGACACGGACATGCCTACTTCTTAATCCTGACAAGAGCATAGCGGACTTCGGATATCATGCAGAATCTAGATTTAACTTGCTTAGATTAGAAGATGAAGATGAAAATCCAGAGAATTGGTATTTCTTCAAAGAATTCAAAATGGTACTTTATCAAGAAGAG TTAAAAAAATCTTCAGATGAACACTTCTTTATAAATCTGCCTCAGACTCTACAAGACCTTTGTGAGAAATTTCAAGGAAAGACTATTACAGACATCTTGAAAGGTGAAGGCCCCTACAGTTCTTTAAAGTTTGTGAGTGGACGCCTGTCATTCCATCCAGATGTCATGCGTATGTTCTTCCGTGGAACTGTGAAAAAGGTTTTAGATTATGTTGGTGATTTTATGGAGAACTCGGATCATAACAAGATCAATATCGATTCAGTGATTCTTACTGGAGGATTTGCTGAATCACATTTTGTCGTTCAAAGTTTGAGGGAAGGtctgaaaaaatatgaaatcccTGTCGTGAGACCAGAATCTGCAGAATTGGCTGTTTTGAACGGAGCTGTAATATTTGGACATAATGAGGGTATCATTGCATCAAGAATCATGCCATATACATACGGAATTGCTATGATAACGGAATATGACAGGTTGAGGCACGACTTGAAAGAAACCTGTAGAATAGACGGAAAGCTATGGGCAAAAAACGTTTTCCAGAACTATGTGACCAAAGGTCAAGAAGTTAATCATCATGACGTGGTGTTTACCAAAGAATACTACATTGCCGACGAAAAACAGCAGTCAGCTACTGTCTTAGTGTATTCTTCCGACAAGAAAGATCCAATTCACGTAACGGATTCGGGTTGTAGGTTCATTGGAAGCATTGAAATAGATGAATTAGCCGGTGAATGCAATCCAGATGTGGAAACTGAACCATGGGGAGGACAAAGAATTGTTCAGGTTGCTTTGAGTTTTGTTGGAGTTGACGTGAAGGTCAATGCTATCAGTAAAATTTTTGGAAAGGTGTACCAGAAATGTCTAAAGATAAAACAGATATAG
- the LOC123528769 gene encoding uncharacterized protein LOC123528769 isoform X2 has product MASAGTGRHNRLCTILVQVGTPVSKALFEKRVIDLRPSDQSPSTWTVTQFLQTNRGKITSSKIGRNKKTIIYSMKPDVTNLENWDLYLITSMLIECCQLDSNIKLYIAQLRKLRNKLFHMSESTIDDDKYEHYLTKLKVIFEKCLSEIQDVSFSETINGMVKTLEEVTLKQNDIDNVMDKLRSMQEETNDRLSELGHGQQLTNAKLDVVLERIRLLTENKPALNTLGVPDSGVKIAIKNCSKEKESNISKVLVDNFADVIKRDPVLHKELSEISTESQQKIKEAVYTTYEMFSSTGCKILDANEGCVCLTMQWSSLMLMIKFYQDCMTGKLNESLHTLTEAVRTLDGCEDVTLTAVVDVDAFCVTADSIVTMIEEFLAAEKMVMHPKSEVDEYTNFCEGDTSEDSKGMTLRFRSDHSQNMVMLKNLFDCVDVDTAMKTLQGAVRSGFNAPDLLVTAHLIEDYSENKHESVQSAYEHQTADFNEDKDTAVALQEENAEFTRNRKQNIKLGTGYGIDNWLNEEKHSSLEKPNLVIALDIGNYASGFAALTRSDFLDDPQKVICNTNCDSSGLCTYKTRTCLLLNPDKSIADFGYHAESRFNLLRLEDEDENPENWYFFKEFKMVLYQEEAVTDDTPVVGAYGKTLSAIDVFSKTIKYLKEHAVKCLKQNGVSDSNVDTKWVITVPGICSESAKLVMKHAAEKAGIIGANLSVALESECAAIYCSQLPVHQLEIQDDSGKLKYLASPDSAFMVIDMGGRTVNIPLYKSTRIQR; this is encoded by the exons ATGGCTTCAGCTGGAACAGGGCGACATAATCGTCTTTGTACAATACTTGTTCAGGTAGGAACACCCGTTTCAAAAGCATTATTCGAGAAAAGAGTCATAGATCTACGTCCTTCGGACCAATCTCCTTCTACATGGACAGTGACCCAGTTCTTACAAACAAACAGGGGCAAGATAACATCATCAAAAATAGGAAGGAACAAGAAAACGATAATCTATTCTATGAAACCAGATGTTACAAATCTTGAAAACTGGGATCTGTACTTGATCACTTCTATGCTTATAGAATGCTGCCAACTCGATTCAAACATCAAACTTTACATCGCCCAACTGCGGAAGTTACGCAATAAACTGTTCCACATGAGTGAATCTACGATCGACGATGACAAGTATGAGCATTATCTAACTAAACTTAAAGTGATATTTGAGAAATGCCTATCGGAAATACAAGATGTGAGTTTCTCGGAAACAATCAACGGGATGGTTAAAACTCTTGAAGAAGTGACCTTGAAACAGAATGATATAGATAATGTGATGGACAAATTAAGATCGATgcaagaagaaacaaatgacagACTTTCCGAACTTGGTCATG GACAGCAACTGACCAATGCAAAACTAGACGTTGTATTAGAGAGGATACGGCTGCTAACAGAAAATAAGCCAGCATTAAATACTCTTGGAGTGCCTG ACTCCGGTGTGAAAATAGCAATAAAAAACTGCAGTAAAGAGAAGGAAAGCAACATTTCTAAAGTTTTAGTAGATAATTTTGCCGACGTTATTAAACGTGATCCAGTACTCCACAAAGAATTATCGGAAATATCTACCGAGTCTCAACAAAAAATCAAAGAGGCGGTATATACGACATACGAAATGTTTTCGTCCACTGGTTGTAAAATTCTTGACGCAAACGAAGGATGTGTTTGCCTCACTATGCAATGGTCGTCGCTGATGCTGATGATAAAGTTTTACCAGGACTGTATGACTGGAAAACTGAACGAAAGCTTACATACACTGACAGAAGCTGTACGAACGCTGGATGGCTGTGAAGATGTCACACTGACCGCCGTAGTAGATGTGGATGCGTTTTGTGTTACTGCAGACAGCATTG TGACAATGATTGAAGAATTTCTCGCAGCTGAAAAAATGGTCATGCACCCAAAAAGCGAAGTCGATGAGTACACGAATTTCTGTGAAGGGGATACATCTGAAGATTCAAAAGGGATGACGCTGCGTTTCAGAAGTGATCACTCCCAGAATATGGTGATGCTTAAAAACCTTTTCGACTGCGTTGATGTAGATACCGCAATGAAAACTCTTCAGGGAGCCGTTAGGAGTGGATTTAATGCTCCAGATCTTTTAGTTACTGCACATCTAATTGAAGACTACAGTGAAAACAAACACG AATCAGTGCAATCAGCATATGAACATCAAACAGCAGATTTCAATGAAGATAAGGATACTGCAGTGGCGCTacaagaagaaaatgctgaatttacaagaaacaggaaacaaaacataaaattagggACAGGTTACGGCATCGACAATTGGTTAAATGAAGAGAAACATTCGTCTCTG GAAAAACCGAATCTTGTCATTGCCCTAGATATCGGGAACTACGCAAGTGGGTTTGCTGCGTTGACGCGCTCAGACTTTCTCGATGACCCTCAGAAAGTTATTTGTAACACAAACTGTGATTCCAGTGGATTATGTACATACAAGACACGGACATGCCTACTTCTTAATCCTGACAAGAGCATAGCGGACTTCGGATATCATGCAGAATCTAGATTTAACTTGCTTAGATTAGAAGATGAAGATGAAAATCCAGAGAATTGGTATTTCTTCAAAGAATTCAAAATGGTACTTTATCAAGAAGAG GCTGTAACCGATGACACACCTGTTGTTGGTGCATACGGGAAAACTTTATCAGCAATTGACGTGTTCTCAAAGACGATCAAATATTTGAAAGAGCACGCAGTTAAATGTCTGAAGCAAAATGGTGTCTCTGATTCCAATGTAGACACAAAATGGGTTATTACAGTGCCCGGTATCTGCAGTGAATCAGCTAAACTTGTAATGAAACATGCAGCGGAAAAG GCTGGAATAATCGGTGCAAACTTGTCAGTGGCTTTGGAATCAGAATGTGCAGCTATATATTGTAGTCAGCTTCCTGTACACCAACTTGAAATACAGGATGATAGTGGGAAACTGAAATATTTAGCTTCACCAGATTCTGCCTTCATGGTTATTGATATGGGAG GCAGAACCGTCAATATACCACTGTACAAATCAACAAGGATTCAACGCTGA